In Vagococcus luciliae, one genomic interval encodes:
- a CDS encoding DNA/RNA non-specific endonuclease, which translates to MTKKNKNKKSSPSQYIIGLVICIILVVAGVKSPETLMEFLPFEQNHSVTKTEQTNSSIQKDNPGPVEHGKARFTAEELTNSSKGWIEYGKLDKLGRPTTANALIKPNMINTGTSANQSIRPPGFISGLEPYNHSRGHLIGRQLGGTGDKLENLVTLYQNPVNTPFMTKYENMVRKAADDGETIRYRVKPVYNGKEPMPIAVDIEGKGLSKQSNIDFYVTIENKQ; encoded by the coding sequence ATGACTAAGAAAAACAAGAATAAAAAATCATCACCTAGTCAATATATCATTGGGTTAGTGATTTGTATTATATTGGTAGTAGCAGGTGTAAAATCACCTGAAACATTAATGGAGTTTTTACCATTTGAGCAAAATCATTCTGTCACAAAAACTGAACAAACTAATAGCTCAATTCAAAAGGATAATCCAGGTCCAGTTGAACATGGTAAAGCAAGGTTTACAGCAGAAGAATTGACAAATAGTTCAAAAGGATGGATAGAATATGGTAAGTTAGATAAACTAGGTAGACCTACCACCGCGAATGCCCTTATTAAACCCAATATGATCAATACAGGAACATCTGCCAATCAAAGTATTCGTCCTCCAGGTTTTATTTCTGGTTTAGAACCTTATAATCATTCGCGTGGCCATTTGATTGGAAGGCAACTTGGTGGAACAGGAGACAAGTTAGAAAACTTAGTCACGCTTTATCAAAATCCAGTTAATACGCCCTTCATGACAAAATATGAAAATATGGTTCGAAAAGCCGCTGATGATGGGGAAACAATTCGATATCGAGTGAAGCCGGTGTATAATGGAAAAGAACCTATGCCTATTGCAGTCGATATAGAAGGTAAAGGTTTAAGTAAACAATCAAACATTGATTTCTATGTAACAATTGAAAACAAACAATAA